One window of the Mixophyes fleayi isolate aMixFle1 chromosome 6, aMixFle1.hap1, whole genome shotgun sequence genome contains the following:
- the LOC142160664 gene encoding pancreatic lipase-related protein 2-like: MMDKLLLVISIAALVRAEEVCYGKLGCFRNGPPYSGTLERPISRLPWSPEVIGTQFLLFSQENPNFFEVVSAANVSASNFKTSRKSCFIIHGFLDNGYERWIIDMCKTLLQVSDLNCFSVSWSGGSHALYTQAANNVRVVGAELSLFIKDLVDNHGYHLANVYLIGHSLGAHVAGEAGRRCPGIARITGLSPAGPYFEDTPPEVRLNHADAVFVDAIHSDGTSIIADLGLGGFGMMEPVGHLDFYPNGGKHMPGCATVHFVHYDIDDIMSGIDEKVICNHQRSHQFFQESIVRPDGFISYMGPSYSAFQEGAGFPCSNGSCSMMGYYADVYHRDPNTRQKFYLNTGNADNFLRWRYNVAVNIAGTEIAMGSFAISLCGRNGCSRQYEIHEYVHLLWNV; encoded by the exons ATGATGGACAAGTTGTTACTAGTGATCTCCATAGCTGCACTTGTAAGAG CTGAAGAGGTCTGTTATGGAAAGCTGGGATGCTTCAGAAATGGTCCTCCGTATTCTGGCACATTGGAGAGGCCGATCAGTCGCCTGCCATGGTCACCAGAAGTGATTGGCACTCAGTTCCTGCTCTTCAGTCAAGAAAATCCCAACTTCTTTGAA GTGGTCAGCGCTGCCAATGTGTCTGCCTCCAATTTTAAGACCAGTAGGAAGTCTTGCTTCATTATCCATGGGTTCCTTGATAATGGATATGAGAGGTGGATAATAGATATGTGCAAG ACCCTGTTACAAGTGTCGGACCTGAACTGTTTCAGTGTTTCTTGGAGTGGTGGTTCTCATGCTCTTTATACACAAGCTGCTAACAACGTCCGTGTCGTGGGGGCTGAactttctttatttattaaagatCTAGTG GACAATCATGGCTACCACCTGGCTAATGTCTACCTAATTGGACACAGTCTAGGGGCACATGTAGCCGGGGAAGCTGGAAGGAGATGTCCGGGAATTGCAAGAATAACAG GGTTGAGTCCAGCTGGACCCTATTTTGAAGATACCCCACCCGAGGTGAGGCTGAACCATGCAGATGCAGTTTTTGTTGATGCCATTCATAGTGACGGCACTTCCATCATCGCCGATCTAG gatTAGGGGGCTTTGGCATGATGGAGCCGGTTGGTCATCTAGACTTCTATCCGAATGGAGGAAAACATATGCCCGGATGTGCTACAGTGCATTTTGTGCACTATGACATTGATGATATAATGTCTG GAATTGATGAAAAGGTGATTTGCAATCATCAAAGAAGCCACCAGTTTTTCCAAGAAAGTATTGTCAGGCCTGATGGATTTATCAGTTACATGGGTCCTTCATACAGTGCATTTCAAGAA GGTGCTGGATTCCCATGTTCCAATGGAAGTTGTTCAATGATGGGATATTATGCGGATGTTTATCACAGGGACCCAAACACCAGACAGAAGTTTTACTTGAACACTGGAAATGCTGATAACTTCCTAC GCTGGAGGTACAACGTGGCTGTAAATATTGCTGGTACAGAGATTGCTATGGGATCCTTTGCCATATCTCTCTGTGGGAGGAATGGATGTAGTCGTCAATATGAAATACATGAGTATGTTCACCTACTCTGGAATGTCTGA